Proteins from a genomic interval of Nerophis lumbriciformis linkage group LG01, RoL_Nlum_v2.1, whole genome shotgun sequence:
- the wnt5a gene encoding protein Wnt-5a: MKLGLGCVYRPVRWPVGSVLDSRHCVFALTLLTLIMQVVVEANSWWSLAMNPLLIPEAYIIGAQPLCSQLAGLSQGQKKLCQLYQDHMQYIGEGAKTGIRECQYQFRHRRWNCSTVDNSSVFGRVMQIGSRETAFTYAISAAGVVNAVSRACREGELSSCGCSRAARPKDLPRDWLWGGCGDNLNYGYRFSKEFVDAREREKSYPKGSQDSARLMMNLHNNEAGRRTVSDLAHVSCKCHGVSGSCSLKTCWLQLADFRKVGDALKEKYDSAAAMKLNSRGKLVQMNNKFNPPTSHDLVYIESSPDYCLQNQSTGSLGTVGRLCNKTSEGMDGCELMCCGRGYDQFKAQLVERCHCKFHWCCYVKCKRCTKIVDQFVCK, translated from the exons ATGAAACTGGGATTGGGCTGTGTGTATCGGCCGGTCCGCTGGCCCGTAGGCAGCGTACTGGACTCCAGACACTGCGTCTTTGCGCTCACACTCCTCACACTCATAATGCAGGTGGTGGTGGAGGCCAACTCATGGTG GTCTTTAGCCATGAACCCGCTTCTGATCCCGGAGGCCTACATTATTGGGGCTCAGCCTCTGTGCAGCCAGCTGGCGGGCCTCTCGCAGGGCCAGAAGAAGCTGTGCCAGCTCTACCAGGACCACATGCAGTACATTGGCGAAGGGGCCAAGACGGGCATCAGAGAATGCCAGTATCAGTTCAGGCATCGGCGCTGGAACTGCAGCACAGTAGACAACTCCTCTGTTTTTGGAAGGGTCATGCAAATAG GCAGTCGAGAGACAGCTTTCACCTACGCCATAAGTGCGGCAGGGGTCGTGAACGCAGTGAGCCGTGCCTGCAGAGAGGGGGAGCTGTCCAGCTGCGGTTGCAGCCGCGCCGCTCGCCCCAAAGACCTGCCACGAGATTGGCTGTGGGGTGGCTGCGGTGACAACCTCAACTACGGCTACAGGTTCTCAAAGGAGTTTGTGGATGCACGTGAGAGGGAGAAGAGCTATCCTAAAGGCTCGCAAGACAGTGCACGGCTTATGATGAATCTTCACAATAACGAGGCTGGAAGAAGG ACGGTGTCGGACCTTGCCCACGTGTCCTGCAAGTGCCATGGGGTGTCAGGCTCATGCAGCCTCAAAACCTGCTGGCTGCAGCTGGCTGACTTTCGCAAGGTGGGTGATGCGCTCAAAGAGAAGTACGATAGCGCTGCAGCCATGAAGCTCAACTCGCGCGGAAAGCTGGTGCAGATGAACAACAAGTTCAACCCCCCTACAAGCCACGACCTGGTGTACATCGAGTCCAGTCCAGACTACTGCCTGCAGAACCAAAGCACCGGCTCCCTGGGCACAGTAGGGCGCCTCTGCAACAAAACGTCGGAGGGTATGGACGGCTGCGAGCTGATGTGCTGTGGTCGTGGTTATGACCAGTTCAAGGCCCAGTTAGTGGAGCGCTGCCACTGCAAGTTCCACTGGTGCTGCTATGTCAAGTGCAAGCGCTGCACCAAAATCGTAGACCAATTTGTCTGCAAGTGA